The genomic region ACGGCAGATCGATTCGGGGGAGAAGGTGATCGTCGGCGTCAATAAATATGTGACCGACCACCCCCCCATCACGATCTGGAGGATGAGACCGGAGATCGAGGAGCGCCAGCTTCGACGACTGCAGGAGGTCAAACGGACCCGCAACAACGCAAGGGTGAAGGCCTGTCTCGAAGAGATCCGGAAGGCCTCCCTCAACGGCGAAAATCTCATGCCTCCGATCATTGAAGCCGTCCGGGAGTATGCCACCATCCAGGAGATCTGCGATGTGTGGCGGGAGGTCTTCGGACGATACACGGATCCAGGATACTTTTAAAGGCGGAGGGGGACATGGAACGGAAGGTCCGAATCCTGATTGCCAAACCCGGCCTGGATGGACATGACCGGGGAGCGAAGGTGATCGCAAGGGGGTTTCGCGATGCGGGGTTCGAGGTGATCTATACCGGGCTTCACCAGACCCCGGAGCAGATCGTGGCCACGGCCATCCAAGAGGATGTGGACGGCATTGGGCTTTCGATCCTCTCCGGAGCGCACGACTACATCTTCCCCCAGGTCATCCAGCTCCTCAAAGAAAAGGGGGCGGGCGACATCGTGGTCTTCGGAGGAGGTATCATCCCTGAGGAGGATATCCCCCCCTTGAAGGCCTGCGGGGTGAAGGCGATCTTCCTACCCGGAACGCCCATCGAAGAAGCGGTCAAATGGGTTCGGGAAAACATCAAGCCGAGATCGTAAAGGGGCGGCCGATTATTTTTTCGCCTAAACTTTACAGTTTACGTAAAGTGGATTTTATGGTATAGTGAGTCACCTTTGATAGCAGTGCACAGAAGCCTTCGCCAGTGAAGAAATCCATTCCCAAAAAGAAAGGAGGTGAAACCGATCCACCTTCGGGGAGACCCCCCTATTCTCGAAAGAAAGGAGGAAACCACCAGATGGCAAAACGAGTGGCAATTGTTGGCATAGGGACGACGGGATTTCGGGCCACGACCCCTGACGTCTCCTACCGGGAGCTGACCTATGAAGCGGCGACCAAGGCGTATTTCGAGGCCGGCATCGAGCCGAAAGATGTGGACGCTTTTGTAGCGACCTCCGAGGATTTTCTGGAGGGCTACAGCATTGCAGACGAGTATTGTCCCGATCAATTGGGAGCGGTCTTGAGACCCATCTATACGGTCACGGGCGACGTCATCCACTCCCTCGCCTCCGCCTATATGATGATCCTTTCGGGGGTGGGCAGGATCATGGTCGTCCAGGGGATGTCCAAGGCCTCCAACATGCTGACCCTCTCGGACATGGTCACCTTCGCCATGGACCCGATCTACAACAGGCCCTTAAAGGAGAGCCCCTACGCCGTGGCGGGCATGGAGATGGCAAGATTTATGTATGAAACCGGCACGACGCGGGAGCAGATCGCCCGGGTTGTGGTCAAGAATAAAAGGAATGCCCTCACCAACGAGCTGGCGGCCCATGGGGTCCTGGTCGACTTGGACTACGTCCTCAATTCAGAGGTCGTCTCCTATCCCCTCACCCGGATGGACATCGCCCCTCATTCCGATGGCGCGGTGGTGATGGTCTTGGCCGATGAAGAGACCGCCAAATCCCTCTCCGATAAACCCATCTGGATCAGGGGGATCGGATGGTGTTCGGACACACCGGGGTTGGAGACCCGACCCTGGGGAGAGGCTATTTATGCGCAGCTCGCAGCGGAGATGGCCTACAAGATGGCCGGCATCCGTTATCCCCGGAAGGAGATCCACTTTGCGGAGATCAACGATGAATTCTCCTACAAAGAGCTTCAACACCTCGAGGCCATGAGGATCTGTAAAAAGGGGGAGGCCGGCCCCCTGACGGAGATCGGAGGGACCGAGATCGGGGGAGAATTCCCGGTCAATCCTTCGGGAGGATGCTTAGGAGTGGGACACCTCTTCGAACTGAACGGTGGCCATGTGGTGCTGGAGGTGGTCCGCCAGTTAAGGGGAGAGGCCGGAAAGAATCAATTGAAAAATGTCACAACGGGCCTTGCCCAGAGCTGGCGGGGGATTCCGACGACCACTGGAACCGTGGCCATCCTGAGCAATTGAACAAGGAGGTGACAGAATGAGAAAGGTAGCCATTGTTGGAGCGGGAATTACCAAATTCTACCGGAACGCCCAGGAGACGCCGAAGGAGCTGGCCTACGAGGCCGCCAAGATGGCCCTCGACTCCTGCGGCTTAAAGCTCTCCGATATCGATTGTGTCGTGGTAGGGTCTGCTCCTGACGCCTTCGATGGAGTCCACATGAAGGGCGAATACCTCTCCGATGGGGCAGGCGCATTTCGAAAACCCTACATGAGACACTTCGTGGGCGGTGGAACGGGGGTGCTCTCGCCGGCCCATGCGTGGTTTCATATCGCCTCAGGGATGTTCGACACCTGCCTGGTCGTGGCCGAGGAGAAGATGTCCTGTGCCTATCCCCATCCGGCAGGGGC from Thermodesulfobacteriota bacterium harbors:
- a CDS encoding cobalamin B12-binding domain-containing protein — translated: MERKVRILIAKPGLDGHDRGAKVIARGFRDAGFEVIYTGLHQTPEQIVATAIQEDVDGIGLSILSGAHDYIFPQVIQLLKEKGAGDIVVFGGGIIPEEDIPPLKACGVKAIFLPGTPIEEAVKWVRENIKPRS
- a CDS encoding acetyl-CoA acetyltransferase; translated protein: MAKRVAIVGIGTTGFRATTPDVSYRELTYEAATKAYFEAGIEPKDVDAFVATSEDFLEGYSIADEYCPDQLGAVLRPIYTVTGDVIHSLASAYMMILSGVGRIMVVQGMSKASNMLTLSDMVTFAMDPIYNRPLKESPYAVAGMEMARFMYETGTTREQIARVVVKNKRNALTNELAAHGVLVDLDYVLNSEVVSYPLTRMDIAPHSDGAVVMVLADEETAKSLSDKPIWIRGIGWCSDTPGLETRPWGEAIYAQLAAEMAYKMAGIRYPRKEIHFAEINDEFSYKELQHLEAMRICKKGEAGPLTEIGGTEIGGEFPVNPSGGCLGVGHLFELNGGHVVLEVVRQLRGEAGKNQLKNVTTGLAQSWRGIPTTTGTVAILSN